The following coding sequences lie in one Macrobrachium nipponense isolate FS-2020 chromosome 45, ASM1510439v2, whole genome shotgun sequence genomic window:
- the LOC135214489 gene encoding 6-phosphogluconate dehydrogenase, decarboxylating-like isoform X3, translating into MANDVSAEDDNTLLPGEVMDDVHEWQYDCADIALIGLAVMGQNLILNMNDHGWVVCAYNRTTEKVDHFLENEAKGTKVVGAHSLEEMVAKLKKPRRVMMLVKAGAAVDSFIEKLIPLLEKGDIIIDGGNSEYQDTQRRCLQLAEKGLLYVGSGVSGGEEGARYGPSLMPGGHKEAWPHIKDIFQSICAKSNGEPCCDWVGEDGAGHYVKMVHNGIEYGDMQLICEAYHLMKSALGMDCDEMSKVFSEWNEGELDSFLIEITANILKFKDNDETHLVEKIRDAAGQKGTGKWTAISGLDYGTPTTLIAESVFARCLSSLKDERVKASGILVGPEDTKYEGDREEFVENIRKALYASKIVSYAQGFMLLREAAAKFGWNLNYGGIALMWRGGCIIRSVFLGKIKDAFDNNPQLTNLLLDDFFKDAVGKCQTGWRQVVAQGVLLGIPTPALSSALSFYDGYRSATLPANLIQAQRDYFGAHTYELADAPGKFHHTNWTGTGGNVSASTYDV; encoded by the exons CGCCGACATTGCCCTCATTGGCCTGGCTGTCATGGGCCAGAACCTCATCCTCAACATGAACGACCACGGGTGGGTCGTCTGTGCCTATAACAGGACGACCGAGAAAGTGGACCACTTTCTCGAGAATGAGGCTAAAGGGACCAAGGTTGTTGGAGCTCACTCTCTTGAGGAGATGGTGGCGAAGTTGAAGAAGCCCAGGCGTGTCATGATGTTGGTCAAAG CTGGTGCAGCCGTCGACAGCTTCATCGAGAAATTAATCCCACTGTTGGAGAAGGGAGATATCATCATCGATGGTGGTAATTCAGAGTACCAGGATACTCAGAGAAG GTGTCTACAACTTGCTGAAAAAGGTCTTTTGTATGTGGGATCCGGAGTATCTGGTGGAGAGGAAGGTGCACGCTACGGTCCATCTCTTATGCCCGGTGGCCACAAGGAAGCCTGGCCCCACATCAAAGATATATTCCAG agcATATGTGCCAAATCAAATGGAGAACCCTGTTGTGACTGGGTAGGTGAGGATGGAGCTGGCCACTACGTCAAGATGGTTCACAACGGTATCGAGTACGGTGACATGCAGCTGATTTGTGAGGCCTACCATCTGATGAAATCTGCGTTGGGAATGGACTGTGACGAAATGAGCAAA GTGTTTTCCGAATGGAATGAAGGAGAGTTGGACTCTTTCCTGATCGAAATCACTGCCAACATTTTGAAGTTCAAAGATAATGAtg AGACCCACTTGGTTGAGAAGATCAGAGATGCTGCCGGACAGAAAGGTACTGGTAAATGGACTGCCATCTCAGGCCTGGATTATGGCACGCCAACCACCCTCATTGCAGAGTCTGTGTTTGCTCGTTGCCTGTCATCTTTGAAG GATGAACGTGTAAAAGCCAGTGGCATCCTGGTTGGTCCCGAAGATACAAAATATGAAGGCGATAGGGaagaatttgttgaaaatattagAAAG GCATTGTATGCCAGTAAGATTGTGTCTTATGCCCAAGGCTTCATGTTGTTGAGAGAAGCTGCTGCAAAGTTTGGATGGAATTTAAATTATGGTGGCATTGCCTTGATGTGGAGAGGTGGCTGTATTATCAGGAG tgtATTCCTGGGCAAAATTAAAGATGCTTTTGACAACAACCCACAGTTGACAAATCTTCTCTTGGATGATTTCTTCAAAGACGCTGTTGGCAAATGCCAGACTGGATGGAGACAGGTTGTAGCCCAAGGAGTGCTATTGGGCATTCCAACTCCAGCTCTGTCATCTGCTCTGTCCTTCTATGATGGCTATCGATCGGCTACACTCCCTGCCAACCTAATTCAG GCTCAACGCGATTACTTCGGTGCTCACACCTACGAGCTAGCTGACGCACCAGGCAAATTCCACCACACCAACTGGACTGGAACTGGTGGAAACGTATCTGCATCAACCTATGATGTCTAA
- the LOC135214489 gene encoding 6-phosphogluconate dehydrogenase, decarboxylating-like isoform X4, which translates to MSEKCADIALIGLAVMGQNLILNMNDHGWVVCAYNRTTEKVDHFLENEAKGTKVVGAHSLEEMVAKLKKPRRVMMLVKAGAAVDSFIEKLIPLLEKGDIIIDGGNSEYQDTQRRCLQLAEKGLLYVGSGVSGGEEGARYGPSLMPGGHKEAWPHIKDIFQSICAKSNGEPCCDWVGEDGAGHYVKMVHNGIEYGDMQLICEAYHLMKSALGMDCDEMSKVFSEWNEGELDSFLIEITANILKFKDNDETHLVEKIRDAAGQKGTGKWTAISGLDYGTPTTLIAESVFARCLSSLKDERVKASGILVGPEDTKYEGDREEFVENIRKALYASKIVSYAQGFMLLREAAAKFGWNLNYGGIALMWRGGCIIRSVFLGKIKDAFDNNPQLTNLLLDDFFKDAVGKCQTGWRQVVAQGVLLGIPTPALSSALSFYDGYRSATLPANLIQAQRDYFGAHTYELADAPGKFHHTNWTGTGGNVSASTYDV; encoded by the exons CGCCGACATTGCCCTCATTGGCCTGGCTGTCATGGGCCAGAACCTCATCCTCAACATGAACGACCACGGGTGGGTCGTCTGTGCCTATAACAGGACGACCGAGAAAGTGGACCACTTTCTCGAGAATGAGGCTAAAGGGACCAAGGTTGTTGGAGCTCACTCTCTTGAGGAGATGGTGGCGAAGTTGAAGAAGCCCAGGCGTGTCATGATGTTGGTCAAAG CTGGTGCAGCCGTCGACAGCTTCATCGAGAAATTAATCCCACTGTTGGAGAAGGGAGATATCATCATCGATGGTGGTAATTCAGAGTACCAGGATACTCAGAGAAG GTGTCTACAACTTGCTGAAAAAGGTCTTTTGTATGTGGGATCCGGAGTATCTGGTGGAGAGGAAGGTGCACGCTACGGTCCATCTCTTATGCCCGGTGGCCACAAGGAAGCCTGGCCCCACATCAAAGATATATTCCAG agcATATGTGCCAAATCAAATGGAGAACCCTGTTGTGACTGGGTAGGTGAGGATGGAGCTGGCCACTACGTCAAGATGGTTCACAACGGTATCGAGTACGGTGACATGCAGCTGATTTGTGAGGCCTACCATCTGATGAAATCTGCGTTGGGAATGGACTGTGACGAAATGAGCAAA GTGTTTTCCGAATGGAATGAAGGAGAGTTGGACTCTTTCCTGATCGAAATCACTGCCAACATTTTGAAGTTCAAAGATAATGAtg AGACCCACTTGGTTGAGAAGATCAGAGATGCTGCCGGACAGAAAGGTACTGGTAAATGGACTGCCATCTCAGGCCTGGATTATGGCACGCCAACCACCCTCATTGCAGAGTCTGTGTTTGCTCGTTGCCTGTCATCTTTGAAG GATGAACGTGTAAAAGCCAGTGGCATCCTGGTTGGTCCCGAAGATACAAAATATGAAGGCGATAGGGaagaatttgttgaaaatattagAAAG GCATTGTATGCCAGTAAGATTGTGTCTTATGCCCAAGGCTTCATGTTGTTGAGAGAAGCTGCTGCAAAGTTTGGATGGAATTTAAATTATGGTGGCATTGCCTTGATGTGGAGAGGTGGCTGTATTATCAGGAG tgtATTCCTGGGCAAAATTAAAGATGCTTTTGACAACAACCCACAGTTGACAAATCTTCTCTTGGATGATTTCTTCAAAGACGCTGTTGGCAAATGCCAGACTGGATGGAGACAGGTTGTAGCCCAAGGAGTGCTATTGGGCATTCCAACTCCAGCTCTGTCATCTGCTCTGTCCTTCTATGATGGCTATCGATCGGCTACACTCCCTGCCAACCTAATTCAG GCTCAACGCGATTACTTCGGTGCTCACACCTACGAGCTAGCTGACGCACCAGGCAAATTCCACCACACCAACTGGACTGGAACTGGTGGAAACGTATCTGCATCAACCTATGATGTCTAA